The Paenibacillus sp. FSL H7-0357 nucleotide sequence AATAACTATATTTGAATATCCCGGTATTTCCTTGCTGCTCATGATAAATAGCGATAATTCGTTTATGAATTTTTTGCTGATGATTAAAGAAAAGTAAGGGATAATGCCCAGCACTACACTAAAAAGTATTGAAGATAGAATAAGGCTTTTTTTGTTCCTCCATACGTAACTGACGCACCAGGATAATAATTTAAAGTACATGAACTAATCCCTGCTTCTTGTTCCTTAATTTAAGTTGTGAAACGTTTGAAAATATCGGGACGAGGATTTGAAAATTACTGATAGTCATTTTTGAAATGGTTAAACAAATAAAAAATACAAAAAATATAATATAGGAATTCAATTTGCTTACCTCCAAAATATGTATATTTGATTCATGAGAAAATAATATACTTTATAATGGAAAAGAACATGAGTCTTCATTACCTTTTTATGTCGAAAAATGTAAAATAAATACTTTAGAAGAATCAAAAGTGAAATTTTATCCAAATATGTCGGACTGATGAGGGTTTGATTTTAAGGAAAGAGCGAACTAATCTGCGCTAAATATCAAAAAGTATTGAAAAAAACGGCTCAATCTCAAAATCAGTGCTTGAGTATCCACCCATCATCTGATGACGGTTACATTCAATGAGAATGCCGGCTTTATAGTGGTTTCGATTTCGCGTAAAGTAATGGCGACGTTGGAAGGCTTTAATACGGTTGTGACGACCTTCCACCATAGCGTTTGTCCCATCGGCATTGATGGTAGTTTACAATTTCTATGTTCCAGTTGCGCATCGTCTTTAAGGTCCGACGAACAGCAGAATGGTCTATCTTTTCTCCTTGCCCACACCAACGCTCAAATCCTAGTTTGGCAGCACTAAAGCTCGGCGAACAGTCATACCAGATCGCGAAGGCTTCCTTCCATTCCCAGACGCTGCGAAGTAGCGGGGAGAAGGTTAGCGGCATCTCCAGTCACGCCCGGCTCTGCTCTTCCGGCAATTCCGCAGGAGGATTAAGCAAGCGATGATGGGCTTTCAGGTAAGCTCTTGCCCGTGGGGATAGCGTAGGCTGAACGGTTTTTCGAACCTCTTGTACGCTGTCGATCACATAACCATGAACGTGAAAACGATCTGCAATACGAATTGCGCGAGGAAAGCACTCGCTGATCCAGGTATGATACGCCTGCGCTAAATCCATGACGACCGCTTTGGGGTTGAGGAGGAGGGAATTCGGATGAGCGTTAGCATACGCCCGCAAGTCGTTCAGTGTTCGACCCGGCAACAGGTCGAGCATGGTCTCGCCTTTGAGATTATGGATACCGGTATTGTAAGTATGACCTTTTCGGATGGCAAAATCATCGACACCTAAAACCAGATTGGATATTTCTTTCGCTTCGTTCCACACGTGCTTCTCGATGCGTTTGGCACTCCACCGGAACAGCCTCATCATGCATGCGTTGTACGGTACTGGCGGGTAGTTGCTGGATGCGGGCGCTATGTGTAGCCGTTGAGCCCAGCGCTTGTTCGACGGTATGGGAACGAAACAGCCAGCTGTAGCGCTGCTTGGGTCCGACAAATTCATAGAACCATCCAAATCCGACTTCGCAAGTGGTGCAGGACAAACGCATGGAAGGTACATGCAGAAAGGTTTTTTTCGCAAACACTGGCAAATTTCTTACCGTCCGAATACCATTGCTTCCCTTACGAATCAAGTTTTGGTCGGACTTGCACAAGGGACAGCGTTGTTTATGGCTGCGGGGGATGGCTTCGATGTGAAGTTCGTCGGTAGCCATGAACCGAATCTGGCGAACTTGTAACTCTGGTATGTCAAGCATTTCATTGATATACTGGATCTGCATCTGTTTATTCCTTTTGTTGTTGTTCGGTGAGACTTACAACAATACAGGAGTAGCAGATGTTTTTCCATTTTCATCCTTCGGTCACTTCGTCAATTTTTAATACTTCCTTCAGCCAAAGATGCTAAAATATGCTCTCCAATCGACTTTATACGTAAGATATTAGGAATAGAATCATATAGTTGTGAAATTTCGACTGCTTTCCCAGAAAAGTAAGTTGAAAGTGCAGGGTTTAATGAACCATAAGCCTTACTCAATTCAAGATATGAGTGTACTTGTTGATATGGGAATGAATCTATTGATGATTTAAAAGCATTTGAAAGCCAAGTGATAGCATCTGTAAATTGTTCTTTATAGACATATTGACCGCCCATCGCGCCTCTTATAGGGAATTGAACAATTGAATCAATCGAATCAATCGAATCTGCTGATGAATCAAAACTTGTATCTAAAGTATATAACGCCAATTGCTCAGCTCTTGTTAATTGATCTTGATACTCTCCTAAGACAATAATAGTGCTCCTAATAGAACAGGCCCATACGATTTTGAGTTTGAGTTTTTTAGAGCACTTTCTTATTTTTTCCAGGGATATAAGAATAGTTGGAAATCTGAAAACTTTAGAAGAGTACTTAACCAGTCATCAAGCTGCAATGCATTTTGGACACCAGCTGCTGTCATCCAAATTATTGTACCTGGATGGATAAGATCAACATCTTCCTGGTTATTGGCGCTTAACTGGGAGATTCTAAGAGCTCTTAAAATGTGTGCGTTTGCGTTTATTGGTGAGATAAGGGCAAGCTGACTTGCAACATACAAGCTGACATCATAAATGAAAGGTTCCTGGGTATCAGCAACCAGTAATAATAATTCAATTTTATCAAGAAGTTCCTTTACGGATTTGCCTATTCTATTAAAAATGCTGATTTGTTTCATACGAATAGCAAACTTCATTTTTAATTCCATTGTTTCAGGCAAAGGAGTTTCTATCCAAACCAGAGTAAAGCCCCAGATATCATTCCAGGCTTAATGTTTTTCAATCTGCTCAAGACTTAATAGTAAAACTAAACCTGTTTCGTTATAAGCTTCTGCTCCAACAAAGTATCTGAGAGCTCGCATTGCCTCAAAGGGATGAATTTCTCGTTTACCAATGATGTCTTGACATAGTAAAAAGCGTACTTCTTTTATCGTGTTTAAATTAAGGTTCATGGGGCCAATTTGAGCGAGTAGAGGTGTGACTTGATAATTTAATCCGAAATCTTATTGTAACCAAAGTCCTAACACATCGTTTAATCGTTCAAATGGTCTTGCAATTTCAGGATCAACTCTGCTAATCATTTGAATTTGTCTGTTGTCAAAAGAAGCTTGGACGGTCGCCGGATGGCAGCAAGCTGGCGTATTCATTGATCGCCAAGAACGCTGCAGATGACCAGGACGGTGTGTTTATTACCGGAGATATTGAAATAGCCGATCGCTGCGCAGGAGTCCTTCTGGCAAGAAGCTGCTGGCTTCATCGGTCGTGCTGAAGGATAACGTCTATCAGATCACAACATATGTGATCCGGTTATCGTGATTCTGTCGTGCTGCGTGCAACCGCTTGTCCGTCCCGTGGTGTGGAAAAGGCGGCTATCCATCTAATGGACAGCCGCCTTTTCGAGTATTCCTTATTTTATCCATCCGTCAAAAAAAGATTGATCTTCCATCCCGAAATAAGCCTTTACGAAATCTACGAACTCCTTCGTATCTACCTGCTTATACTGATAGGTCTTATAGTAAGCCTGCAGAAAATCGGTTCCGTCATCCTTTCGGTGTTCAAGGAGCTCCCTAAATTTTAGGGGTGGCTGAGCATAGAGTGAGGTGCCGATTTCCCCATTCTGGTAATCAGAGAGCGGAAGGTTGGAATATTGCTTGTATGGTTTATACAAACTTTCTGAGTAAGAATAATCTTGCATATACAGTGAGGTTGCAAGTTCAGTCATCCCTTCATCCAGCCAGCCGTCATGAAACGGATCACTGCTGACAACGCCATAGAACCACTGATGGGCAATCTCATGCACAATCACATGTTTGATATCTTCTTTTGAATAGATCGTAACGATTCCCGGATACTCCATCGATAAACGATCGCCTAAAATAACATCAAGCTGCTTGTGTGGATAAGTTCCGATGTTTTGATTGAAAAAGTGGAGCGCTCCTGCGGCAGTCTTAAGCGCATTCTCCATGTGCGGCTTGTCTTCTGTCCCCGCCCAGACCTTGATTTCGGTATTATCTACGATTTGCCTGACCGGGTTCAGGTCTTTGGTAAAGCTGACCATGAATTCTTTCACATGCTCGGCCTTTAATACACCACCTGATACACTTTCTACTGGATCGAGATCAGACGTGCTGATCACACGATATTTGCCGGGTAGCTTATAATGTAGGGTGAAGTCACTGAAATCCGTATGATAGGACTCTATAGCCAGGATATAAGGCTGTTTGTTCCAGCCGTTCTCATAGGTGGCCAGCATGGGATACCACTGGGCCAGATCATAGCTCTGGCCAGTTCTAGCGAAGCGGATCCCCTTCTCTGGCAGAGTGAACGTATAATTCACCTCTACCTTCGTGTGCGCAGATGGAGCAAGGTAGTCTTTTAGCGGGACCGCTAATGAATCCTGATCCAGTGTGTAAGAGGTCTTGTTCCCGTTAATTAGTACATTATTAAGGATAAACTGGGCATCCTTTCGGTAGATATAATGTTCATCCGGCAACGTGAAGACATTGGGGATCATATAGAACATTAGTTGATCCCAGTGATCTGCTGACGTATTGGTAACATCGATTATAGCTTTAACAGTAAATTGGCTTTGTTCATCCATCTGTAGGTCAAGATCATAGACGGCTTTGCTGCCATTCACTATTGGATGCGGAGTAAATTGAGATAAATCGCCTGTATTTGCAGGCGCAGTAACAGGTTCGGAAATCCTGATATCTTCCGTTTCCGTTACGACAGCACCCGCACCGGGAACGTCTACCGGGTGCAATATCCGCTGGACAGAAGCTGCTGAGAGAGTCAGCATTAGGAGTAGGGTTATGGCCAAAGCGGCTTTAAGCAGCTGCGTGGACAGCTTCGAGGCGGATATCTTGCCGGACAGGCCTTTTCGAAGTCCGGCACCCGCGGCCAGCTCAGCCGGAATAATGGAGCCGGCAAGACCTGCAATCAGCGGTACAAGAACAACCGGTAGGGTAACCCACAACTCCTTGCCCGGGAATTGACCATAAATTCCTGTGATGAACAGTATACCTAGAATCAGAGACAGCACGCCTGCAAGGACTCCCGCAATAATACCCTCCCAGAGTATTAAACGGCGAATTATATTCTTCCGCCAGCCGATCGCCTTCAGCAGAGAGATTTCAGCACTGCGTTCCGTGACATTTTGCCACATGATCTCAGCAATGGTCAGGACGGAGATGGTCAGGCAGATGACCACCGCCACATAATGCATGGGACCAATCTCCGCTGCAGCATATTGTCCCAGCCAGGAAGTATAGAAAGTGCCCTTCAGGCGTAGCGTGACAAATACAAGAAACATCATGAGCGTTGCGGGTATGGTCATGGACAGAATTGATAAGGCATTGCGCTTTAGTTTCCCGGTGAAATGCGCCAAAGCGAGCTGAAACAAATGCCGGACTAGAGTTACGCGCCGAACGTTAGCCGATGTTTCTCCCAACCGCAGCGATTCCATAGGTGAGATTCTTCGCACCAAAATCATAGGTGCTACGGTACCTAATATATAGATTAAGAAGCCAAGCCCTCCCACTGCAAGGAATTCCGATAAGGCAATTTGACGCCCCTCTATAAAAATAAAGTAAGATTCTATAGACCAGGTCACAAGCATAACAACCAGCCCAATAAATACAGCTTCAGTAAGTATTAGGCGGTTAATCTGCGAATAACGCCAGCCAATGGAGAGCAAGACAGCAAATTGCTGTTTACGAACCAGGAAAGAGACCAGATTCGTAACTGCCACATAGATTACTGCTACGAACATGATCAGAACCAGCATACCGGAAAAACCGACCTTTACTTCACTTACCAAGGTAAACGCCGTTCCAAGCTTAATCCATTGTTGCTCAATCCAGCCGAGGTCAGTCTGTGTACCGCTTGGCGGAACTTGAATCAGCACCGATTGTGGTGAAGAGGCAAAGGTAACATCGGCAAGTAATCCGGTAGTTTCCCGGATTGCTGCTGCAACCTGCTCCAGCTTCGCCTGGTTCGTTTCCGTAATTTCAACCACTCCGGTTACTTTGACACGAATAACTGAGATGGGCTTATCCCCCATAATTAATCCGGCTGCATCCAGTGTAGTCAGCATTGTAGGCGGACTTGTCATAAATCCTAGAGGATTATGTATCGACGAGAGCCCCACCTGAGGATTTACCGGCAGGCCCTTTTTATTCAGTACAGATTTTGCTGTAGGAGTACTATAGGTATCCATTGGGAACAGATTGCCTAAATCTTTGGTGATTTGTAGCTTGGCGGGATCATACATGCCAATGTATTTCGGGAGCAGTTGAAATTGAGCTACTTTGTTTGGGTTCTGTGTTTCCTGCAGTTTCTTCAAAGGCCGATAATACTCAGGGAATTGATCGGTGAAAGCTGCATAGTTAGATATAGAACTATCCGTAACCGCTGTGGCTCGTGGCGAATCATAGCTTTGTAGTTGGTAAGCAATAGGCCATCTATCTGTATAAGGGCTAATGACTGGCTTAAATTTCAAAGGAGTAGAGAGTTGGAAACTTCTAATTCCCTGAATTTGCATATTTTGATTAAAAAGGTTGGCAACGAGTGCTTGATATACTTGCTCCGAACTGTATGTGTGTGATTGCTTGGACGCCACTGGGCTTTTTTGAAAAAAAGATTTGACCTCGCCGGTGTTCAATTTGGCTATAGCTGCACTAGCTTTCTCTGGTGCGGAAAAGGGAAGATCCAACCGAGTTGTCTCAAAAGTGTATGTAGCGTTCTCGGGTAGGACATTACGGCTTACAAGTATGGGTAATTCAATTTCTCTGGATTGAAACTGAGCGTTAAGCTTTGATTTACTCGTATCACTTGCTCTGAAATATCGGCTATTTTCTTCCTCCAGGGGTTCCAGTGCCTGATCTAGTCCAACTAGCTTGTTTTCTTCGTCAGGGTCAATGCCTACTAGCAACGATTTGTATTCAACAGTATCAACAAATATGTTATTAGTTCCATAATCGATAATTCTAAACTTTTGAGCGATATCTTTAGCAAGAGGGAATTTGTAGGTCCCGTACACATTATAATCCTCGGTATTTTGAAGCTGCACACCGTTGTTAATCGAAACTTTAAGTTTCGAATTGTATATTCCGGGTTCTTCTACCTTGGCATATCCATCCAGTGATAGGCCGTAATCGCTGTAACCAATTACCGCTAAAGGGGCGGCTACCTCTACTCCGGATATTTGCTTGATCTGATTCCATTGCTGTGTACTTATCCCTCCGGAAATTCCGCCCGGCAAGTTTGGCTCTATCAGCTGATTTTGT carries:
- a CDS encoding FtsX-like permease family protein, with protein sequence MLKLLGSFWWGNKERFIVLLIGVLIVSSGLSFLSGLTESNKGTVMETLQNKWQVSYHILVRPPGTTLTDEQNQLIEPNLPGGISGGISTQQWNQIKQISGVEVAAPLAVIGYSDYGLSLDGYAKVEEPGIYNSKLKVSINNGVQLQNTEDYNVYGTYKFPLAKDIAQKFRIIDYGTNNIFVDTVEYKSLLVGIDPDEENKLVGLDQALEPLEEENSRYFRASDTSKSKLNAQFQSREIELPILVSRNVLPENATYTFETTRLDLPFSAPEKASAAIAKLNTGEVKSFFQKSPVASKQSHTYSSEQVYQALVANLFNQNMQIQGIRSFQLSTPLKFKPVISPYTDRWPIAYQLQSYDSPRATAVTDSSISNYAAFTDQFPEYYRPLKKLQETQNPNKVAQFQLLPKYIGMYDPAKLQITKDLGNLFPMDTYSTPTAKSVLNKKGLPVNPQVGLSSIHNPLGFMTSPPTMLTTLDAAGLIMGDKPISVIRVKVTGVVEITETNQAKLEQVAAAIRETTGLLADVTFASSPQSVLIQVPPSGTQTDLGWIEQQWIKLGTAFTLVSEVKVGFSGMLVLIMFVAVIYVAVTNLVSFLVRKQQFAVLLSIGWRYSQINRLILTEAVFIGLVVMLVTWSIESYFIFIEGRQIALSEFLAVGGLGFLIYILGTVAPMILVRRISPMESLRLGETSANVRRVTLVRHLFQLALAHFTGKLKRNALSILSMTIPATLMMFLVFVTLRLKGTFYTSWLGQYAAAEIGPMHYVAVVICLTISVLTIAEIMWQNVTERSAEISLLKAIGWRKNIIRRLILWEGIIAGVLAGVLSLILGILFITGIYGQFPGKELWVTLPVVLVPLIAGLAGSIIPAELAAGAGLRKGLSGKISASKLSTQLLKAALAITLLLMLTLSAASVQRILHPVDVPGAGAVVTETEDIRISEPVTAPANTGDLSQFTPHPIVNGSKAVYDLDLQMDEQSQFTVKAIIDVTNTSADHWDQLMFYMIPNVFTLPDEHYIYRKDAQFILNNVLINGNKTSYTLDQDSLAVPLKDYLAPSAHTKVEVNYTFTLPEKGIRFARTGQSYDLAQWYPMLATYENGWNKQPYILAIESYHTDFSDFTLHYKLPGKYRVISTSDLDPVESVSGGVLKAEHVKEFMVSFTKDLNPVRQIVDNTEIKVWAGTEDKPHMENALKTAAGALHFFNQNIGTYPHKQLDVILGDRLSMEYPGIVTIYSKEDIKHVIVHEIAHQWFYGVVSSDPFHDGWLDEGMTELATSLYMQDYSYSESLYKPYKQYSNLPLSDYQNGEIGTSLYAQPPLKFRELLEHRKDDGTDFLQAYYKTYQYKQVDTKEFVDFVKAYFGMEDQSFFDGWIK